A genomic stretch from Candidatus Schekmanbacteria bacterium includes:
- a CDS encoding type IV pilus twitching motility protein PilT — MDISELLIFANQQGASDLHLSSGEVPMLRIHGDIEKLEMPPLAQEDVHNLLYDIFNDHQRKTFEELHEIDFSITMKDIARFRVNAFVQNRGEAAVFRTIPTKILSLEDLGLPKVLAELSRKEKGLILVTGPTGSGKSTTLAAMIDLINTELKGHILTIEDPIEFVHQSRNCLVNQRELGPHTHSFANALRSALREDPDIILVGEMRDLETIQLALTAAETGHLVFGTLHTSSAPKTVDRVIDVFPAAQQAQIRSMFSESIQAVITQTLLKRRDGKGRVGAFEIMTGTPAVRNLIREGKLSQIPSIIQTSQKYGMQTMEMAMKELLARNLVSKAEVEPFLNNNMTPS; from the coding sequence ATGGATATATCGGAACTCCTTATTTTCGCAAATCAGCAGGGAGCATCAGACCTTCACTTAAGTTCCGGTGAAGTCCCTATGCTGAGAATACACGGCGATATTGAAAAACTCGAGATGCCTCCCCTTGCCCAGGAAGATGTTCATAACCTCCTCTATGATATATTCAATGACCATCAGAGAAAAACCTTCGAGGAGCTGCACGAAATAGATTTTTCAATCACAATGAAAGATATAGCCCGCTTCAGGGTCAATGCCTTTGTTCAGAATAGAGGAGAGGCGGCGGTATTCAGAACAATCCCTACTAAGATTCTTTCCCTTGAAGATCTCGGACTTCCAAAGGTTTTAGCAGAACTCTCAAGAAAAGAGAAAGGGCTTATCCTTGTTACAGGCCCCACCGGAAGCGGCAAATCAACTACGCTGGCAGCTATGATAGACCTTATAAACACAGAGCTTAAAGGACATATCCTTACAATAGAAGACCCGATAGAGTTCGTTCATCAAAGCAGAAACTGCCTTGTAAACCAGCGTGAACTCGGACCCCACACCCACAGCTTTGCAAATGCATTAAGGTCTGCGCTCCGTGAAGATCCGGACATCATCCTCGTCGGCGAAATGCGCGACCTCGAGACAATTCAGCTTGCGCTTACGGCTGCAGAGACAGGGCATCTTGTCTTCGGCACCCTGCACACATCAAGTGCTCCTAAGACAGTTGACCGCGTTATTGACGTCTTCCCCGCAGCGCAACAGGCGCAGATACGTTCCATGTTCTCAGAATCAATCCAGGCAGTTATAACCCAGACACTCCTTAAAAGAAGAGATGGAAAGGGACGCGTAGGCGCGTTCGAGATAATGACAGGAACACCTGCCGTACGTAACCTCATAAGAGAAGGCAAACTTTCCCAGATTCCTTCAATTATACAGACAAGCCAGAAATACGGTATGCAGACTATGGAAATGGCGATGAAGGAGCTGCTTGCACGAAACCTGGTCTCAAAAGCTGAGGTTGAGCCTTTTCTTAATAATAATATGACGCCAAGTTGA
- a CDS encoding glycosyltransferase family 39 protein has protein sequence MMNFKRKYFLLFLLFAISLVYLSIGIDLDLGHYDEGLMVYTSARIMNGDIPYKDFFSNFPPGQLYLVALLFKIFSVTVIVERIASVIILSFLSLTVYLIADKILPRRFALLAWFISLIHIGAYGFYGNAVPSALLFVMLSVLCLFLYIDGKQRGCLLVSGAMLGMAILFRYDIGGYAFIAEFLAIFAFIHNEAEKLNGNMASGVSNTLKIVSFMPAGMMIALIPLVYFFRVVPIHDLVYDFVVFPFSIYPQSRALQYPFPIPDPSRYFSSGISLPWQFIFETISRVPFYFPFLEYVLAAFILISMVRGKKDILGKSNTWRVIILLLLGILLLNHAVVRSDEAHVFSTMMPAIIILCVLIFLIKESKRNKILFSILASLIALLIIINPLYKKSIQIRRAVFTNQNGSFELERAKGIYLRDKNESDYQDMIKFIQSNVPEGEKIFVGNYRHDKSFISDIMVYFLSNRDSATKFHDLHPGIVTTEPVQQMIIRDIEMQKVKYIVLWNNESGETSSQQSGSKILDDYIRSNFSCTGLFGEHSIWKRNM, from the coding sequence ATGATGAACTTTAAAAGAAAATATTTCCTGTTATTTCTGTTATTCGCAATCTCTCTTGTGTACCTGTCAATCGGGATAGACCTGGATCTGGGACATTATGATGAAGGTTTGATGGTATATACGTCTGCAAGAATAATGAATGGAGATATTCCCTATAAGGATTTCTTTTCTAATTTCCCCCCCGGACAACTTTATCTTGTTGCATTGCTATTCAAAATATTCAGCGTAACCGTAATAGTTGAACGCATTGCTTCCGTGATTATATTATCATTTCTGTCGCTGACAGTTTATCTGATAGCAGATAAAATCCTCCCACGCCGGTTTGCTTTACTTGCCTGGTTTATTTCTCTAATACACATAGGCGCATACGGATTCTATGGCAATGCTGTTCCGTCTGCTCTGCTTTTTGTCATGTTAAGTGTGCTGTGTCTGTTCTTATACATCGATGGCAAACAACGGGGATGCTTGCTGGTTAGCGGAGCAATGCTGGGGATGGCAATCTTGTTTCGTTATGATATCGGGGGTTATGCTTTTATAGCGGAATTCCTCGCAATCTTTGCCTTTATTCATAATGAGGCTGAAAAATTAAATGGCAATATGGCAAGTGGAGTATCAAACACATTAAAGATTGTTTCTTTTATGCCGGCAGGCATGATGATCGCGCTTATCCCATTGGTATACTTTTTCAGGGTTGTCCCTATTCATGACCTTGTCTATGATTTTGTCGTTTTCCCATTTAGTATTTATCCCCAGTCAAGAGCTTTGCAGTATCCATTCCCGATTCCTGACCCTTCAAGATATTTCAGCAGCGGAATATCATTGCCATGGCAATTTATCTTCGAAACCATAAGCAGAGTGCCATTTTATTTCCCATTTTTGGAATATGTCCTCGCGGCATTTATACTCATATCAATGGTGCGGGGAAAAAAAGATATTCTGGGAAAAAGCAATACATGGAGGGTGATAATATTGTTGCTTCTTGGTATATTGCTTTTAAATCATGCTGTAGTAAGGTCTGATGAAGCGCATGTCTTTTCAACCATGATGCCTGCAATAATAATCCTCTGTGTCTTAATCTTCCTTATAAAAGAGAGTAAGAGAAATAAAATATTATTCTCTATCCTGGCAAGTCTTATAGCTCTTTTGATTATCATTAATCCCTTATACAAAAAATCTATTCAAATACGAAGAGCCGTGTTTACAAATCAAAATGGCTCGTTTGAACTTGAAAGAGCCAAAGGGATATATTTACGTGATAAAAACGAGTCGGATTATCAGGATATGATAAAATTCATCCAGAGTAATGTCCCTGAGGGTGAAAAGATATTTGTAGGAAACTACAGGCATGACAAATCGTTTATCAGCGATATTATGGTTTATTTCCTTTCGAACCGCGACAGCGCTACAAAATTCCATGACCTGCACCCCGGGATTGTAACTACAGAGCCGGTTCAGCAGATGATAATAAGAGACATTGAAATGCAAAAAGTTAAATATATTGTTTTATGGAACAATGAATCAGGTGAAACCAGCTCTCAGCAGAGCGGAAGCAAAATCCTTGATGATTATATCCGGAGCAACTTCTCATGTACCGGACTATTTGGCGAACACAGCATATGGAAGAGGAATATGTAG
- a CDS encoding DUF2284 domain-containing protein: protein MGKVSFTGENIISYIKALGATNCRFITSNLLVPDEKIRKYCYENVCGCYNKHLTCPPNTGTIAEVKEKLVGFNNVILIQYSENIDVQNDKSGLIRTKLKLHDIILKTEKYLEGFFKAEDLWGVIGGNCSLCEECAGFTGEECRYPDKARTSMEAIGIDVIAILKSLNLDSAFHKDKVNWTGAVLVRGEIS from the coding sequence ATGGGAAAAGTATCATTTACCGGTGAAAATATCATTTCCTATATTAAAGCCCTGGGAGCTACAAACTGCCGGTTCATCACATCTAACCTTCTTGTCCCTGATGAAAAGATAAGAAAGTATTGTTATGAGAATGTGTGCGGCTGTTACAATAAACATTTAACTTGTCCGCCAAATACTGGTACTATTGCAGAAGTAAAAGAAAAGCTTGTGGGTTTTAACAATGTCATCCTTATTCAGTATTCAGAAAATATAGATGTGCAGAATGATAAATCGGGGCTCATAAGAACTAAATTGAAGCTCCATGATATTATACTTAAAACGGAAAAATACCTCGAAGGCTTTTTTAAGGCAGAAGACTTATGGGGGGTGATAGGAGGTAATTGCAGCCTGTGCGAAGAGTGTGCGGGATTTACAGGTGAAGAATGCAGGTATCCTGATAAAGCGCGAACCTCAATGGAAGCAATTGGTATAGATGTCATTGCCATACTTAAAAGTTTAAATCTTGATAGTGCATTTCATAAAGATAAGGTAAACTGGACCGGTGCTGTATTAGTCAGAGGTGAAATTTCATGA
- a CDS encoding VWA domain-containing protein: MRLGNIYYLLFLLIIPLFLFFSIMNYRSSNKWLLSFSGEKKNIRFFILQTILISLLIASFSLSLAEPEFQYPKTYFNRSNLEIVLGIDVSKSMLAEDVYFPAQAKKLFTIPNRLNSSRYFALDILSSLHGEKIGAYMFASKGIEIIPFTTDYSYCMYILKHIKDSDITIPGSDIGEAIKTGISMIGNSDFHGVKVMILISDGEDISMDKSSLYESARLAASHGIRIYTAGIGSGNDVLIPIRNEGMEGISSYYINEDGSYIKTSLTEETLKNISNITGGEYVRVDNEKALDELMNYILHEAKKMEETKSIELEWIGLSPFLILAGLFFLIASICTERFL, from the coding sequence ATGAGACTCGGAAATATCTATTATCTTCTGTTCCTTTTGATCATCCCGTTATTCCTGTTTTTTTCCATAATGAACTACAGGAGCTCAAATAAATGGCTCCTTTCTTTTTCCGGCGAGAAAAAAAACATCAGGTTCTTCATTCTTCAGACCATACTCATCAGCCTGCTCATTGCAAGTTTCAGCCTATCACTTGCAGAACCGGAGTTTCAGTACCCTAAAACTTATTTTAATCGAAGCAATCTGGAAATAGTACTTGGTATAGATGTTTCAAAATCAATGCTTGCCGAGGATGTATATTTCCCGGCTCAGGCCAAGAAGCTTTTTACTATTCCCAACAGGCTCAACTCTTCAAGGTATTTTGCACTTGATATATTATCCAGCCTGCATGGAGAGAAGATAGGCGCCTATATGTTCGCCAGCAAAGGGATTGAGATTATCCCGTTCACAACTGATTATTCGTACTGCATGTATATTTTAAAACACATCAAGGATTCAGATATCACTATCCCGGGAAGTGATATCGGTGAAGCAATAAAAACCGGCATATCCATGATTGGCAACTCTGATTTTCATGGTGTGAAGGTCATGATTCTCATATCTGACGGAGAGGACATAAGCATGGATAAATCTTCCCTTTATGAATCTGCGAGGCTTGCTGCAAGCCATGGGATAAGGATATACACAGCAGGCATTGGAAGCGGAAATGATGTTTTAATACCAATAAGAAATGAAGGGATGGAAGGGATCAGCAGCTATTATATAAACGAAGACGGCTCATATATTAAAACATCATTAACAGAGGAAACACTTAAAAACATCTCGAATATAACAGGCGGGGAATATGTCCGGGTAGACAATGAAAAAGCACTGGATGAATTAATGAACTATATTTTACATGAAGCTAAGAAGATGGAAGAAACCAAAAGCATTGAACTTGAATGGATTGGATTATCTCCATTCCTGATTCTTGCCGGGTTGTTTTTTCTTATTGCCTCAATATGCACAGAACGTTTCTTGTAA
- a CDS encoding VWA domain-containing protein → MTDLDIQYPLALLLLPVIPAVIYFKRSKTSKTGFAGVYLLDKSLAPGFIKRNLEDFLLSLLMIVSVFSIANIQYSSFWQEAYLESKWIMIVQDLSGSMNRTGGVSGEETLGDIAINGAEDFIELRQKDDLIGLIAFSSYAKLIAPPTSDKEILKKKLALLTRGSDSIVFRELSAGGATNASYAAWLALSVFFMLLPEDSQPSFEEIDGFRYTLLGETLRKVKVPDRLRKINFGQGMAIILFTDGRIEANKSDEDIKKGLPNFANVVKLTKSLGVRLYIIAVEGDVNEEVKNAMYDAESGSDPGGRIFYMPRIVSTEKIRLIYNEINEMEKNRLLVKIIKKKKETRWALIFTGMIIVISYSFMRLTPWFKKF, encoded by the coding sequence ATGACAGATTTAGATATCCAGTATCCATTGGCGCTTCTGCTTTTACCGGTTATTCCGGCAGTTATTTATTTTAAAAGAAGTAAGACATCAAAAACCGGCTTTGCCGGAGTCTATCTCTTAGATAAAAGCCTCGCCCCCGGTTTTATAAAAAGGAACCTTGAGGACTTTCTGTTATCTCTTTTAATGATTGTGTCTGTGTTTTCCATAGCTAATATCCAATATTCCAGTTTCTGGCAGGAGGCATATCTTGAGTCAAAATGGATAATGATAGTTCAGGACCTCTCTGGCTCGATGAACAGGACCGGCGGCGTATCAGGGGAAGAGACTCTTGGAGATATAGCTATTAACGGCGCAGAGGACTTTATTGAGCTAAGACAGAAAGACGACCTTATCGGATTAATCGCATTTTCGAGCTATGCCAAATTAATCGCACCTCCCACGTCTGACAAAGAAATCCTGAAAAAGAAACTGGCCCTCCTGACAAGAGGTTCAGATTCAATCGTATTCAGGGAACTTTCTGCAGGAGGAGCCACGAACGCATCTTACGCAGCCTGGCTCGCTTTGTCAGTTTTCTTCATGCTCCTTCCAGAAGACAGCCAGCCCAGCTTCGAAGAAATAGACGGGTTCAGATATACCCTGCTTGGTGAAACATTGAGAAAAGTGAAAGTTCCTGACAGATTACGAAAAATAAATTTCGGGCAGGGAATGGCCATAATACTTTTCACTGACGGACGGATTGAAGCAAACAAGAGTGATGAAGATATCAAAAAAGGACTTCCCAACTTTGCCAATGTCGTGAAATTAACTAAAAGTCTCGGGGTCAGACTATATATTATAGCAGTAGAGGGAGATGTTAATGAAGAGGTTAAAAATGCCATGTATGACGCTGAATCAGGGAGCGATCCGGGTGGACGTATATTCTATATGCCCAGGATAGTGAGCACAGAAAAGATAAGGCTGATCTACAATGAGATAAATGAAATGGAGAAGAACAGGTTATTGGTAAAAATAATCAAAAAGAAAAAAGAGACAAGATGGGCATTAATATTTACAGGAATGATAATAGTGATTTCATATTCTTTCATGCGGTTGACACCATGGTTTAAGAAGTTTTAA
- a CDS encoding DUF58 domain-containing protein, with the protein METIKSEQQLFSKKELLEIFLNHRVNSPFPGDWESIFRGSGYEFWSLRELEHGDSFRNIDWKATAKSGKYYVREYLAESYFTLMILYDISKSVSFGRKELLQANIAVSLAYSAIKGNNGCGLIMFADDLITYIPPRMGMPHFMDILNVISRTEPVDCPITNIDRALTKLINEVPESLSFILSDFMYPVNCKYNFHRTTHGTSKHEVKALQIVEDFETELPSDSCGIIAFKDYESGHTMLLDLNKWESFNEKMRLHIEETKYNLDTSGIDSIVIRPKDNFRQRIDSFMRKAI; encoded by the coding sequence ATGGAAACCATAAAGTCTGAACAGCAGCTTTTCTCCAAAAAAGAACTTCTGGAGATATTTCTAAATCACAGGGTGAATTCACCATTCCCGGGAGACTGGGAAAGCATATTCAGAGGTTCAGGTTATGAATTCTGGTCATTGAGAGAACTTGAACATGGAGATTCATTTAGGAACATAGACTGGAAGGCAACTGCCAAAAGCGGCAAATACTATGTCAGGGAATATCTTGCCGAGAGCTATTTCACTTTAATGATCCTTTATGACATCAGCAAATCTGTATCATTTGGAAGAAAGGAATTGCTTCAGGCCAATATAGCCGTATCTCTCGCCTACAGCGCGATAAAAGGGAATAATGGATGCGGGTTAATAATGTTCGCTGATGACTTGATAACCTATATCCCACCCCGAATGGGAATGCCTCATTTCATGGACATTCTAAATGTTATATCACGTACAGAGCCGGTTGATTGCCCTATTACCAACATAGACCGTGCATTGACAAAACTTATAAATGAAGTCCCTGAAAGCCTGTCATTCATTCTTTCAGACTTTATGTATCCGGTTAATTGCAAATATAATTTCCATAGAACAACTCATGGTACCAGCAAGCATGAGGTTAAAGCCCTTCAGATAGTCGAGGATTTCGAGACAGAACTCCCCTCAGATTCCTGCGGGATTATAGCATTTAAAGATTATGAAAGCGGGCATACCATGCTTCTTGATCTCAACAAGTGGGAATCTTTTAATGAAAAGATGAGACTGCATATTGAAGAAACGAAATACAACCTTGATACTTCCGGAATTGACTCAATAGTAATCAGGCCAAAAGATAATTTCAGGCAAAGAATCGATAGCTTCATGAGAAAAGCCATCTAA
- a CDS encoding MoxR family ATPase has translation MTGPDKEKRFNNYAAKISAIKAEIGKVIIGQEEMVDLMIHTLLSKGHILLEGVPGLAKSLAVETFAKVAGMNFIRFQFTPDKMPSDITGTMVYNEKEQKFNYYFGPIFCNIFLADEINRASPKVQSALLQAMQEKEVTVECMKYPIPTPFMVLATQNPIEQIGTYPLAEAQVDRFMIKYDVDYPEINDERKLIVRKNSNFEELKADVKPVTSPAEIIDIQKIIHDEISVSQNIMDYMLNICTVTRPPETYKGQKIKNDIYNYIRLGASPRATEFLLAVSKSLAFCQGRDFVNFEDVNKYAVHVLRHRILLNSNAVSKGITAEFIVNEVLKMTRPY, from the coding sequence ATGACTGGGCCCGATAAAGAAAAACGCTTCAATAATTATGCAGCGAAGATCAGTGCAATCAAGGCTGAAATCGGCAAGGTAATTATCGGGCAGGAAGAAATGGTGGATTTAATGATCCATACTCTCCTGTCCAAAGGCCATATACTGCTGGAAGGTGTTCCGGGTCTTGCGAAAAGCCTTGCAGTTGAAACATTCGCAAAAGTGGCTGGTATGAATTTTATAAGGTTTCAGTTCACTCCAGACAAGATGCCAAGCGATATAACAGGCACAATGGTTTACAATGAAAAAGAACAGAAATTCAACTATTACTTCGGTCCCATATTCTGCAACATATTCCTGGCTGACGAAATAAACCGGGCTTCGCCAAAAGTACAATCTGCTCTTTTACAGGCAATGCAGGAAAAGGAAGTAACCGTGGAGTGCATGAAATACCCTATACCCACTCCATTTATGGTCCTGGCAACACAGAATCCCATAGAGCAGATAGGCACATATCCGCTGGCTGAAGCCCAGGTAGACCGTTTCATGATTAAATACGATGTAGATTATCCGGAAATAAATGATGAAAGGAAACTGATTGTCAGAAAGAATTCAAATTTTGAAGAATTGAAAGCTGATGTAAAGCCTGTTACATCGCCGGCAGAAATCATCGATATCCAGAAAATAATCCATGATGAGATAAGTGTCTCTCAGAACATCATGGATTACATGCTTAACATATGCACTGTCACACGTCCTCCTGAAACATACAAAGGACAGAAGATCAAAAATGATATTTATAATTACATAAGGCTTGGCGCCTCGCCGCGCGCGACTGAGTTTCTGCTGGCTGTCTCAAAGTCATTAGCTTTTTGCCAGGGACGTGATTTCGTAAATTTCGAAGACGTCAACAAGTATGCTGTACATGTTTTAAGACACCGTATTTTGCTCAACAGCAATGCGGTCTCAAAAGGTATAACGGCTGAATTCATTGTCAACGAGGTTCTTAAAATGACAAGGCCTTACTGA
- a CDS encoding iron ABC transporter permease translates to MPNKEFVLLIILAGILLLGFFLEISSGDWKIGLDNLFKIIFTKLGLLSSDIDQVEATIVWDGRMPRVLVAFLVGFSLGVAGTITQGIFKNPMASPGVIGIDSGAALGAVIAIYLGFSAFSVLALPLCAILFSLITLICVYLIATSNGHTSVSTLLLAGIALNLIFGALTSFVISLSTREFDVGRVIITWLMGDMNNRSWEHVQIVFPSTALALLGTTFFIKDLNILMIDEETAANLGVNTKLSRNALLLFSSIQTGGAIAVSGTIGFVGLIAPHIMRSIVGPDNKKLIFFAGLLGAVFIIYADLFVRLIVKVDLKIGILTSLMGGPFFLYLLVKYRKRFEYM, encoded by the coding sequence TTGCCAAATAAAGAATTTGTTCTGTTAATAATCCTTGCCGGGATTCTGCTGCTTGGTTTTTTTCTGGAGATTTCCTCAGGAGACTGGAAGATCGGTCTCGATAATTTATTTAAAATAATCTTTACCAAACTTGGACTTCTCTCATCCGACATAGATCAGGTAGAGGCAACAATCGTCTGGGACGGACGGATGCCGCGCGTTCTTGTAGCCTTCTTGGTTGGATTCTCTCTTGGCGTTGCGGGAACAATTACGCAGGGTATATTCAAAAACCCTATGGCAAGCCCCGGCGTTATTGGCATTGATTCAGGCGCAGCATTAGGTGCGGTAATAGCCATCTATCTGGGGTTTTCAGCGTTCTCTGTATTAGCGCTTCCTTTATGCGCCATACTCTTTTCCTTAATAACGCTGATTTGCGTTTATCTCATTGCGACATCGAATGGGCATACTTCAGTTTCAACTCTGCTGCTTGCAGGAATCGCACTTAATCTGATCTTTGGCGCCCTTACTTCTTTCGTTATTTCATTAAGCACGAGGGAATTTGATGTAGGCAGGGTGATCATCACATGGCTTATGGGAGATATGAATAACCGTTCATGGGAGCATGTACAGATTGTTTTTCCAAGCACAGCCTTGGCACTTTTAGGAACAACTTTTTTCATCAAGGACCTTAACATATTAATGATAGATGAGGAAACCGCTGCCAATCTTGGCGTAAACACAAAGCTTTCACGCAACGCTCTTCTTCTTTTTTCATCAATACAGACAGGCGGGGCTATCGCTGTTTCGGGGACGATAGGTTTTGTCGGTCTTATAGCACCGCATATAATGAGAAGTATCGTTGGGCCGGACAATAAAAAACTTATTTTCTTTGCAGGTCTGTTAGGCGCGGTTTTTATCATTTATGCTGACCTTTTTGTCAGATTGATAGTGAAAGTGGATCTGAAAATCGGCATACTTACCTCTTTGATGGGAGGGCCGTTTTTTCTCTATCTGCTCGTAAAATACAGAAAGAGGTTTGAATACATGTAA
- a CDS encoding ABC transporter substrate-binding protein, with translation MTIKKMAVCACMILLIAACRPQESQDNKGTLSPPAPLEMSSLKEALSYARGVVQDNEWPRTIKYSYEMYDFKTDTFSLEDKTFNMKRKPLRIVPHAVGVADILWAICPRERILSFNEYSADPDFSFISDEVRKSGNIFRSKQTELIIGLNPDIVFTVFYSDSSFKDKLKQANVPFFDLGYFGTISSIESQILLLGRIIGEEGNAEALIKTMNEKIADLKTKLPQMKSRLRVLYYDEGGYIPGKSSNFTSICELINVINVGEEKGIKSWSQIDFETLLKWDPDIIIVPEGSRLKEQLTANKILSHAKAVKENKIYYVPGVYLRVDSQFIILSANLLAGIVYER, from the coding sequence ATGACAATTAAAAAAATGGCTGTTTGTGCCTGCATGATTCTATTAATCGCGGCATGCCGTCCTCAGGAGAGCCAGGATAATAAGGGGACTCTCTCCCCTCCTGCCCCGCTCGAAATGAGCAGCCTTAAAGAAGCTTTAAGTTATGCGAGAGGAGTAGTTCAGGATAATGAATGGCCCAGAACAATAAAGTACAGCTATGAAATGTATGACTTTAAAACTGACACTTTCAGCCTTGAAGATAAAACTTTCAATATGAAGCGTAAACCTCTGAGAATAGTACCTCATGCTGTCGGTGTGGCAGATATTTTGTGGGCCATATGTCCCCGTGAAAGAATATTGTCCTTTAACGAATATTCAGCAGACCCGGATTTCTCATTTATCTCAGATGAAGTGAGAAAAAGCGGCAATATCTTCCGCTCAAAACAAACTGAACTTATTATAGGCCTCAATCCTGATATAGTTTTCACGGTATTCTATTCTGACTCATCTTTTAAAGATAAATTGAAACAGGCAAATGTTCCCTTCTTTGACCTCGGTTATTTCGGGACTATTAGCTCCATAGAATCCCAGATTCTCCTTTTAGGCAGGATTATAGGAGAGGAAGGAAATGCAGAAGCACTCATAAAAACAATGAATGAAAAGATAGCGGATCTTAAAACAAAATTGCCGCAGATGAAAAGCCGGTTGAGGGTCTTATATTATGATGAAGGAGGATATATCCCGGGAAAGTCTTCTAATTTCACTTCTATATGCGAGTTAATAAATGTCATTAATGTTGGAGAGGAAAAGGGAATCAAATCATGGTCACAGATAGATTTTGAAACCCTCCTTAAATGGGACCCTGATATTATAATTGTCCCTGAGGGAAGCAGGCTCAAGGAACAGCTAACGGCAAACAAGATTCTCTCTCATGCAAAGGCGGTAAAGGAAAATAAAATCTATTATGTCCCCGGTGTCTATTTAAGGGTTGATTCACAATTTATAATTCTGAGCGCAAATCTTCTTGCAGGGATTGTTTATGAAAGATGA
- a CDS encoding ABC transporter ATP-binding protein: MIKLENIHFSIEEKKILKGISATFEPCMIHGIIGPNGSGKSTLLKNICRIWEPESGAVFISDRDYRALSRKELSKLITLVPQNTSISFPITVYDIVSMGRNPHLGRFEGLKKKDREIIEKALRETDTYELKDRNSNELSGGECQLSVIARALATEASVILLDEPTSDLDIKHTLAIMELLGTIKKINKTILLCVHDLNLARRYCDTITIINNGLIYYHGHPSEAFSKENIVEVFGVDVDEIRSSSGCFLNFYSYKTKKTTTDDN; the protein is encoded by the coding sequence ATGATTAAATTAGAAAACATACATTTCTCAATTGAAGAAAAGAAAATACTAAAAGGAATCTCAGCTACCTTCGAACCCTGCATGATTCATGGCATAATTGGTCCAAACGGCTCAGGAAAGTCAACCTTGCTGAAGAATATCTGCAGAATATGGGAGCCTGAATCAGGCGCTGTTTTTATCAGCGACAGGGACTATCGAGCGTTATCAAGAAAAGAACTGAGCAAGCTGATTACTCTTGTCCCGCAGAATACCAGCATAAGCTTTCCGATCACTGTCTATGACATAGTCAGCATGGGACGGAATCCGCACCTCGGGCGATTTGAAGGACTAAAGAAAAAAGACCGTGAGATCATAGAAAAGGCCCTGCGTGAAACCGACACTTATGAACTAAAAGACCGGAACAGCAATGAGTTGTCTGGTGGTGAGTGCCAGCTCTCGGTTATCGCCCGTGCTCTTGCCACAGAAGCATCAGTAATCCTACTTGATGAACCTACTTCCGACCTTGATATCAAACACACGCTGGCAATCATGGAATTGCTTGGCACTATAAAGAAGATAAATAAAACGATCCTTCTATGTGTCCATGATCTGAATCTAGCCAGACGGTATTGCGATACTATTACGATTATCAATAATGGGCTTATTTATTATCATGGACACCCATCTGAGGCATTTTCAAAAGAAAACATCGTAGAGGTCTTCGGAGTTGATGTTGATGAGATCAGAAGCAGCTCAGGATGTTTTCTTAATTTTTATTCTTATAAAACTAAAAAGACAACTACTGATGACAATTAA